The region GCCGTATCGATACGCTTCATGAGAATACTTTTTCAGCCAAAAGATGAGAAAGATATTGACCATAGCCGCTTTTGCCGAGCGTATCGGCCGCTGCTTCAAGCTGCTCGTCAGTGATCCAGCCTTGCCGCCAGGCTATCTCTTCCGGGCAGGAAACCTTGAGACCCTGACGTTTTTCCAACGTGGCGATGAACTGGCCGGCTTCCAGCAGTGAATCGTGGGTCCCGGTATCGAGCCACGCCATGCCGCGCCCCATGATCTCGACATTGAGCTGCCCCTTTTCCAGGTACCGGCGGTTCACGTCGGTGATTTCCAATTCGCCGCGGGCAGAAGGCCGTATCGAGGCGGCGATGTCGCACACCTGCGTGTCGTAAAAATACAACCCTGTCACGGCGTAGCGCGATTTGGGCCTTTGCGGCTTCTCCTCGATGCTGATCGCGCGCTGGCTGTCATCGAACTCGACAACACCGTAACGCTCCGGGTCGCTCACCGCATAGGCGAAGACAGTTGCGCCGACGGGATTTTCAGCCCCGTCAGCGGCTCCATTGCTTGCAGACTTCAGCTGTTCAGCGAAATCATGCCCGTAGAACAAGTTGTCACCAAGGATCAGGGCGCTCGGCGCAGCGCCGATGAAATCCCTCCCGATCACGAAAGCCTGTGCCAGCCCATCCGGGCTTGGCTGAACGGCATACCGGATATCGATACCCCATTTTTCACCGCCGCCCAGCAACTGTTCAAACCGAGGCGTGTCCTGAGGTGTCGAAATCAGGAGGATTTCCCGGATTCCGGCCAGCATGAGAGTGCTGAGCGGATAATATATCATGGGCTTGTCGTAAACCGGCAAGAGCTGCTTGGAAATGGACAACGTAGCGGGATGCAGTCGCGTGCCTGCGCCGCCAGCGAGAATGATACCTTTACGAGAAAGCATACAACACCCTTACAGTAATTATTTGAGGATCTGCAAATCTTTGCCTGGAAATGGCGCAGTCCACTGTGAAGACATCTTTATACAGCCGTCAGCCCAGCCTGAGTGAAAATCATCCATTCCCGGAATCGCCGTAATGCAAACCCAGCCATTCACGGTACGCGCCGCTGGCGACATTGCTGACCCAATCCTGATTGTCGAGATACCATTGCACGGTCTTGCGAATACCCGTTTCGAACGTCTCTGCCGGCCTCCAGCCAAGCTCCCGTTCAATCTTGCGGGCATCGATGGCATAGCGCCGGTCATGACCGGGTCGATCCTTCACATAGGTGATCAGACGGGAATATGGTCCGGCAGGATCCGGGCGGAGTTCATCCAGCAGAGCGCATATCGTGTTCACAATCTCAATGTTCGGCATCTCATTCCACCCACCGACATTGTACACTTGGCCGGCCTGGCCGGCTTCGAGCACCCTGCGGATGGCGCTGCAGTGGTCCTGGACGTAAAGCCAATCACGCACCTGCTGCCCATCCCCGTAAATGGGCAGGGCCTTGCCTTGAAGCGCGTTGTTGATGACCAATGGGATCAGCTTTTCCGGAAACTGACATGGGCCGTAATTGTTGGAGCAGTTGGTGGTGAGCACCGGCAAGCCATAGGTATGGTGATAGGCGCGGACCAAATGGTCCGAAGCCGCCTTGCTGGCAGAATAGGGGCTATTGGGTTCGTAGCGGTTCGTCTCGGCAAAGGGCGGATCCTCCTGGGCCAGCGAGCCGTACACCTCGTCGGTCGAGACATGCAGAAACCGGAAGGCGGCCTTGTCGGCCTCGGGCAATCCGCCCCAATACGTCCGCACCTCTTCCAAAAGCCGAAATGTGCCAACGACATTGGTCTGGATGAAATCCTCCGGCCCATGGATCGAGCGATCGACATGCGATTCCGCCGCGAAATTGACGATGGAGCGCGGACGGTGTTCTTCCAGCAAGCGCCCGACCAAGGCAGCATCGCCAATATCGCCCTGTACGAACAAATATCGCGCATCGCCCTCCAGCGCCGCCAGATTCTGCAGATTGCCGGCGTACGTCAGCTTGTCGAGGTTGATTACCGGCTCGTCGCGCGGCGCCAGCCAGTCCAGAATAAAATTGGCGCCGATGAAGCCGGCGCCGCCGGTAACCATGATCATATTATATCCTTGTTTTCCAGATATCCGACCTTCTGGGACGCCGGCCAAAGGCACGGAAACAGACTTTGCCAGTTCCATCTCCGCAAGCATCCCTGTTCTGAAATATAGATTATGTCGCGCTGTGAAAGAAACGACACAGGAAAGGCGGCAAGGAGCGCCTATAACTGATCGTCAGGTCCCCCGAGCATCACATCCTTGAGAAGATCCAGCTGAGCCTCGGCGCGGAGCAACTGCTCACGCATCTGTTTGAGCTGCATCGCCTGCCGAGCAATGGTTTGATCACGTCGGTCCAAGGTGTTCTTGAGCATGGAGGAAATCATTTCAATATCGTTCGCAAGGTGCAGTGTTGGCGTATCGGGGACTGCGGACAATGGAAGACTCTTGAGCGGCTCACGCTTTGACAAGTCGGCGCGCAAGTCGGCAATCAAGCGATCATTCTTTCTCAAAACCTCGGCGATGACATCGGTCAAGGGCTGAGGAGTTACGTCAATTACGAGACAGGCGTTTGCCGGCATCCTTGCCAACACATCGCCAGGCAAATCCAAGTCAAACTGTGGGTCATCGTTCAGGCACAGTAGCAGCAAGCCATCTGCCTCGTTTCGGATGGAAAGCCCACCGATGTTTACACACGTCCTTGCGTCTCCATTCCAGCGCCAAAGCTCTGAACCATCCACTTTCTCCAAGGCCAGCCCATGAATCCACATAGCCATTGGACGATTAGCGGGGTCGAGACGAATGCATGCAAGCGGGTTTAAATCGGCAGGCATGGGCAGGCGCAGGACTTGCCGTTGCCCTGAAACTGGGTAAAGTACGGCCGCACCACGCGATTCTGAGTAAGCTTGCAACTCTTCATCGACAATTTCTGAAATGTAAAGTCTAGCTTCGGAAACCCCATTCCGTTGTGATAGCAAGTCCATTGTCTGCACTTCGTACACCGAAGCGCCTAAATCCGGTAAAGGACCATTGCTTGCGACTGCGAGATAATAAACTGGACGTGGGATATCGAACGCCCCTCCTCCGCTGATGTCAAAATGACGAAAAAATCGTGCACAATCATCTAGCGGCGCAATGCAGGAAGCGTTAAGCACACGGTGGGCGTAAAAAACGACATTTTGAAAATGAGATTGCAATAGGACAGCAAACTCATTAAAATCAAGCTCCTTTACATGATATGGATTTGGTTCACTTAGAGAACGGTTGTATTCCGGCCGATTGGGACTTGATATCAGCAACACGCCGTCCGGTCGCAGTACGCGACGCAACTCATGAAGCATCTCTTCGTGCTGATCGTGATGCTCAATGGTCTCAAAACTCGCAACTACATCGAATGATGAAGATTTGCACGGCAATTCAGCGCAGTTCCCTTGAATGAAACACAAGTTGTCTCGCGAATAGGTCAGTTGGGCATTATCAAGAGCTTTTGCCGAAATATCAATTCCGGTCA is a window of Desulfomicrobium macestii DNA encoding:
- the rfbA gene encoding glucose-1-phosphate thymidylyltransferase RfbA, coding for MLSRKGIILAGGAGTRLHPATLSISKQLLPVYDKPMIYYPLSTLMLAGIREILLISTPQDTPRFEQLLGGGEKWGIDIRYAVQPSPDGLAQAFVIGRDFIGAAPSALILGDNLFYGHDFAEQLKSASNGAADGAENPVGATVFAYAVSDPERYGVVEFDDSQRAISIEEKPQRPKSRYAVTGLYFYDTQVCDIAASIRPSARGELEITDVNRRYLEKGQLNVEIMGRGMAWLDTGTHDSLLEAGQFIATLEKRQGLKVSCPEEIAWRQGWITDEQLEAAADTLGKSGYGQYLSHLLAEKVFS
- the rfbB gene encoding dTDP-glucose 4,6-dehydratase, which translates into the protein MIMVTGGAGFIGANFILDWLAPRDEPVINLDKLTYAGNLQNLAALEGDARYLFVQGDIGDAALVGRLLEEHRPRSIVNFAAESHVDRSIHGPEDFIQTNVVGTFRLLEEVRTYWGGLPEADKAAFRFLHVSTDEVYGSLAQEDPPFAETNRYEPNSPYSASKAASDHLVRAYHHTYGLPVLTTNCSNNYGPCQFPEKLIPLVINNALQGKALPIYGDGQQVRDWLYVQDHCSAIRRVLEAGQAGQVYNVGGWNEMPNIEIVNTICALLDELRPDPAGPYSRLITYVKDRPGHDRRYAIDARKIERELGWRPAETFETGIRKTVQWYLDNQDWVSNVASGAYREWLGLHYGDSGNG
- a CDS encoding class I SAM-dependent methyltransferase produces the protein MTLVFDGERYVPEIGGFIHAEHMHRYRIAQILTTGKDVLDVACGEGYGSNLLAADALSVTGIDISAKALDNAQLTYSRDNLCFIQGNCAELPCKSSSFDVVASFETIEHHDQHEEMLHELRRVLRPDGVLLISSPNRPEYNRSLSEPNPYHVKELDFNEFAVLLQSHFQNVVFYAHRVLNASCIAPLDDCARFFRHFDISGGGAFDIPRPVYYLAVASNGPLPDLGASVYEVQTMDLLSQRNGVSEARLYISEIVDEELQAYSESRGAAVLYPVSGQRQVLRLPMPADLNPLACIRLDPANRPMAMWIHGLALEKVDGSELWRWNGDARTCVNIGGLSIRNEADGLLLLCLNDDPQFDLDLPGDVLARMPANACLVIDVTPQPLTDVIAEVLRKNDRLIADLRADLSKREPLKSLPLSAVPDTPTLHLANDIEMISSMLKNTLDRRDQTIARQAMQLKQMREQLLRAEAQLDLLKDVMLGGPDDQL